A stretch of Megalobrama amblycephala isolate DHTTF-2021 linkage group LG14, ASM1881202v1, whole genome shotgun sequence DNA encodes these proteins:
- the ssbp1 gene encoding single-stranded DNA-binding protein, mitochondrial, with amino-acid sequence MLRNASAQILKQFVRHRTTDTSLILERSINKVQLLGRVGQDPVMRQVEGRNPVTIFSMATNEMWRSGEGEPTATGDVTQKTTWHRISVFKPGLRDVAYQYVKKGSRILVEGKLDYGEYTDKNNVRRQATTIIADNIVFLSENLRDQ; translated from the exons ATGTTGAGAAATGCCTCCGCACAG ATACTTAAACAGTTTGTCCGACACAGGACCACAGATACAAGTCTGATCTTGGAGAGAT CTATTAACAAAGTGCAGCTTCTTGGGCGAGTGGGGCAAGACCCCGTCATGAGACAGGTGGAGGGCAGAAACCCTGTCACCATCTTCTCCATGGCAACAAACGAGATGTGGCGGTCCGGGGAGGGAGAGCCCACAGCTACAG gagaTGTCACCCAGAAAACAACATGGCACAGAATTTCAGTATTCAAACCAGGCCTCAGAGACGTGGCGTATCAGTATGTAAAGAAAGG GTCTCGAATTCTTGTGGAAGGAAAGCTTGATTATGGAGAGTACACGGATAAAAACAACGTCAGGCGACAGGCAACAACTATTATCGCAG ATAATATTGTGTTTTTAAGTGAAAACCTGCGAGACCAGTAG
- the lg14h12orf56 gene encoding uncharacterized protein C12orf56 homolog produces the protein MARTSAHGLLCQNNSKLDTFLKRNTSRDVYERIRVYEPCVVVSGSVKKVFMHVILTDERVYLSEYHPRALREALSFRHVTSIELINDLPDFLSGQDRERSMHIRVVHTVKNTGKKSKRPKGSSKNKPECPPSPSQGRNSSARHSLEGMSHDLLSGTSSESSSWRISPTSMSDGGLEEEEGSVIPKRRSASCPNPDVLGLGLFNSSPAHSSSSSVTPLPSITNDQRRTSVQDPVEFCHRGSVLTRVTRRTITEKQMEEEEDEKEEELHLYAVSPSSRIFLHLQSSWSSYIIRSTLLLDPVYRRRCGISSSSLQKQKYHKISWERTCHLFSQLSGELLQESISLESLYLLLQELHTATYRNPTIKKLFWRSPDLYPFLVKTLVESSQGNQEGVYTADRLLLCTLVVQILSLMFRETETEPTRLSMLTAKQGALTADMLLALVCEPDLQLPDSMNDSKSSITKMQRLQADYLDAASALLFEVVVLCQEASRTPSLGHFLTIGWVFRLLKPHPFLLPFVGYQAQQVVLVLSDPQYPVSPSQAVLLYQRFHVLLACLQHSTCLNKYIRTGFKEEFRYYVKTSGLEDKLPHHYPISQPAQRLLSQLLSLVLQKP, from the exons ATGGCCAGAACCAGCGCGCACGGGCTGCTCTGCCAGAACAACAGCAAACTGGACACTTTCCTCAAGAGAAACACCAGTCGGGATGTGTACGAGCGGATCCGGGTCTACGAGCCGTGTGTGGTGGTCTCGGGGTCGGTGAAGAAGGTTTTCATGCATGTGATCTTGACCGATGAGCGCGTGTATCTGAGCGAGTATCACCCGCGCGCGCTGCGAGAGGCGCTCAGCTTCAGACACGTCACGAGCATCGAGCTG ATCAACGATTTGCCCGATTTCCTCAGTGGACAGGATCGTGAGCGTTCAATGCATATTCGTGTTGTTCATACTGTAAAGAATACTGGGAAAAAGAGCAAAAGACCCAAAGGATCCAGCAAAAATAAGCCAGAATGCCCACCATCTCCATCGCAAGGACGGAACTCGAGTGCCCGTCATTCTCTGGAGG GAATGAGTCATGATCTCCTGTCAGGAACGTCGTCCGAGTCCTCCAGCTGGAGAATCTCTCCCACATCAATGAG TGATGGTGGGCTGGAGGAAGAAGAGGGCAGCGTCATTCCGAAAAGACGTTCAGCTTCCTGTCCAAACCCGGATGTATTGGGTCTGGGTCTGTTTAATAGTTCCCCCGCTCATTCCTCCAGCTCCAGTGTGACTCCTCTCCCCAGCATCACAAATGATCAGCGACGGACCTCTGTTCAAGACCCCGTGGAGTTCTGTCACAGGGGTTCAGTTCTGACAAGAGTGACGAGGAGGACAATAACAGAGAAGCAGatggaggaagaggaagatgagaaagaggaagagttgCACCTTTATGCTGTATCTCCATCGTCTCGAATATTCCTTCACCTACAGAGCTCTTGGAGCAGCTATATcata aGATCAACTTTGTTGCTGGACCCAGTGTACAGGAGGAGATGTGGCATATCCTCCTCTTCTCTTCAGAAACAGAAATATCACAAGATCAG CTGGGAGCGGACGTGTCACTTGTTCAGTCAGTTGAGTGGAGAGCTGCTACAGGAGAGCATCAGTCTGGAGAGTCTGTATTTACTACTGCAGGAGCTGCACACGGCCACATACCGCAACCCCACCATCAAAAAACTCTTCTGGAGG TCACCTGACCTTTATCCATTCCTGGTGAAAACTCTGGTTGAAAGCTCTCAGGGCAATCAGGAAGGAGTTTACACAGCTGACAGACTTCT GCTTTGCACTTTAGTGGTTCAGATATTAAGCCTGATGTTCAGGGAAACAGAGACTGAACCGACAAGACTCAGCATGCTGACGGCCAAACA AGGGGCTCTCACAGCGGACATGCTGCTAGCTTTAGTGTGTGAGCCGGATCTTCAGCTGCCAGACTCTATGAATGACTCCAAGTCTTCAATTACTAAG ATGCAGCGTCTTCAGGCGGACTATCTAGACGCGGCATCCGCATTGCTGTTTGAGGTGGTTGTGCTCTGTCAGGAG GCTAGTCGCACACCTTCTCTGGGACATTTCCTTACCATTGGCTGGGTGTTTCGATTGCTTAAACCTCATCCATTTTTA CTCCCGTTTGTTGGATATCAGGCCCAGCAGGTAGTTCTGGTTCTCTCAGACCCGCAGTATCCGGTCAGCCCATCTCAGGCGGTTCTTCTGTACCAGCGATTCCATGTTCTGTTGGCCTGTCTGCAGCACAGCACCTGTTTAAACAAGTACATCAGGACTGGATTCAAGGAGGAGTTCAG GTACTACGTGAAGACGTCAGGGCTGGAGGACAAACTACCCCATCACTACCCCATCAGTCAGCCCGCCCAACGCCTTCTTTCTCAGCTGCTCAGTCTGGTTCTCCAGAAACCCTGA